One window from the genome of Candidatus Hinthialibacter antarcticus encodes:
- a CDS encoding alpha/beta hydrolase, with protein MSLAFSSAGDPNNTPVILLHAFPLNHQMWRHQLEGLSESAYVLAPDLPGFGESPLSETPGSMSDYVKQIITFMGEQKIEQAVLGGCSMGGYILFEFWRTMPRRILGLILYDTRAEADSGEQINNRLKMAETVRNEGVGMLVKDMPEKLLGKTTQTNNKEMVREIENTIKTTPPEGVVQAQVAMASRPGSLVTLESIIAPTLIIVGEEDILTPPSAAETMHQKIPTSELVLIKKAGHLSPLEQPGPVNLAMHNFLQSTCA; from the coding sequence ATGAGCCTCGCTTTTTCATCTGCTGGAGACCCAAACAACACCCCCGTTATCCTACTGCATGCTTTTCCTCTGAACCACCAAATGTGGCGCCATCAACTCGAAGGCTTGTCTGAAAGCGCCTATGTATTAGCGCCGGATTTGCCGGGTTTTGGTGAATCTCCATTGAGCGAAACGCCTGGCAGCATGAGTGATTATGTGAAACAAATCATTACATTCATGGGTGAACAGAAAATTGAACAAGCGGTGTTGGGCGGTTGTTCGATGGGCGGGTATATCCTGTTTGAATTTTGGCGAACCATGCCGCGCCGCATCCTAGGGCTTATCTTGTACGATACGCGCGCGGAAGCGGATTCGGGTGAGCAGATAAATAATCGGCTCAAAATGGCTGAGACCGTTCGAAATGAAGGAGTGGGTATGTTGGTCAAAGACATGCCAGAAAAACTATTAGGCAAAACAACCCAAACTAATAATAAAGAGATGGTTAGAGAGATAGAAAATACGATTAAGACAACGCCGCCCGAGGGCGTCGTCCAAGCGCAAGTGGCAATGGCGTCACGCCCGGGTTCGCTGGTCACGCTTGAGTCAATTATTGCCCCGACTCTGATTATCGTTGGTGAAGAAGATATTTTGACGCCGCCATCCGCCGCCGAAACGATGCATCAGAAAATCCCGACTTCCGAATTGGTTCTCATCAAAAAAGCCGGGCATCTGTCTCCTCTCGAACAGCCAGGCCCAGTGAATTTAGCCATGCACAATTTTTTACAATCAACTTGCGCTTAA
- a CDS encoding ABC transporter permease, producing MFDAVGFVILSTPALIMAGLVKSAPLLWASLGGAYSERSGVINIGLEGMMLTGAFFAVWGSWLSGSPWGGLLCAALAGALVGLLHAVVCLQGRANQIVSGMGVNIIALGVTGFLLVRVFDALGNSPEVAKLPLWNLGVAVSPLHLLLVVVLLITIYGFYQTRFGLRLRACGESPSAAKAAGVSVTQSRYIAVTISGALAGLGGAQLSIGELSYFTTGMSGGRGFIALAVLICSGWRPGRAALICFGFGLAEALAENLQGAYPAMPSRALLALPFMLALFVLMFRTSDARGPAALGKA from the coding sequence ATGTTTGACGCCGTCGGTTTTGTCATCTTGTCGACGCCTGCTTTAATCATGGCCGGGTTGGTCAAGAGCGCTCCCCTGTTATGGGCGTCGTTAGGCGGCGCTTATAGCGAACGCTCCGGCGTCATCAATATTGGGTTAGAAGGCATGATGTTGACCGGCGCTTTTTTCGCGGTGTGGGGCTCCTGGTTGAGCGGAAGCCCCTGGGGCGGCCTCTTGTGCGCGGCGCTTGCCGGGGCGCTAGTGGGACTCTTGCACGCGGTTGTTTGTTTACAGGGCCGGGCAAATCAAATTGTCAGCGGCATGGGCGTTAATATCATTGCGCTTGGCGTCACAGGCTTTCTGTTGGTGCGTGTCTTTGATGCGTTAGGCAATTCGCCGGAGGTCGCAAAACTGCCATTATGGAATCTTGGCGTTGCGGTTTCGCCGCTCCATTTGCTTCTTGTCGTCGTTCTTCTAATTACCATATACGGATTTTATCAAACGCGCTTTGGGTTACGATTGCGGGCTTGTGGAGAGTCGCCTTCTGCCGCAAAGGCGGCGGGCGTCTCAGTAACGCAGTCCCGATATATTGCTGTGACCATCAGCGGCGCATTGGCGGGACTTGGCGGCGCGCAACTTTCGATTGGCGAACTGAGTTATTTCACAACGGGGATGAGCGGGGGCAGGGGGTTCATTGCGCTGGCTGTATTGATATGCAGTGGATGGCGGCCCGGGCGAGCAGCGCTGATCTGTTTTGGGTTTGGACTTGCGGAAGCGTTGGCGGAGAACTTGCAGGGAGCGTATCCCGCGATGCCGTCCCGGGCGTTGTTGGCCTTGCCGTTTATGCTTGCCTTGTTCGTTTTGATGTTCAGAACAAGCGACGCTCGCGGCCCCGCCGCATTGGGTAAAGCCTAA
- a CDS encoding ATP-binding cassette domain-containing protein, with protein MSEAVSPSVQLDSIHKNFGAVTALDHVSLEFHPGRIHAILGENGAGKSTLLSVLFGLQQPDGGTIRLFGERVERLRPAEAMRRGVAYVQQHFSLVPAFTVLENLMLGREPSAWRLSKHAFRETVQDALQGFDLDLPWDERVGRLSVGVQQRVEIAKALSRRARILLFDEPTASLAPGEIVGCLQTIKTLRDQGATVVFVTHHLNEALQIADEITVLRNGQTTLHQISNGFDEAKIAAAIVGDHLPQETYELPPTAAPLLRVQSLSPRKKPAEPLSFDVHAGEILGVAGVSGNGQKQWIDLILGREAIASGELWLGQNEITHSSILERRRCGLAYIPQDRIHEGLLHERPLWENWMLNPRFEGANSHWLSVSALRRQTREGMEAFSVRAPSEFATPATLSGGHQQRFVLARELSASPKVIIAHDPARGLDIRAARFVHEQLIHACREGAGVLLLSSELSDLFLLCKRIGVISQGCLTSIHNADEWTAERLGRAMAGGGQ; from the coding sequence ATGAGCGAGGCCGTCTCACCCAGCGTTCAATTGGATTCCATCCATAAAAATTTTGGCGCAGTCACTGCGCTCGATCACGTCTCGCTCGAATTTCACCCCGGGCGCATTCATGCAATATTAGGGGAGAACGGCGCGGGCAAAAGCACGCTGTTGTCGGTTCTCTTTGGGTTGCAGCAACCTGACGGAGGAACGATCCGCCTTTTTGGCGAGCGGGTCGAACGGTTGCGGCCAGCGGAGGCAATGCGTCGCGGCGTTGCGTATGTGCAGCAGCATTTTTCGTTGGTCCCGGCGTTTACCGTTTTGGAAAATTTGATGCTGGGGCGGGAGCCGAGCGCGTGGCGTTTATCGAAACATGCATTTCGCGAAACGGTGCAAGACGCGCTGCAAGGATTTGATTTGGACTTGCCTTGGGACGAGCGCGTCGGGCGCCTTTCGGTTGGCGTGCAGCAGCGCGTTGAAATTGCCAAGGCGTTGTCGCGGCGCGCGCGCATTCTATTGTTCGATGAACCGACCGCATCGTTGGCGCCGGGCGAAATCGTGGGATGCTTGCAAACCATCAAGACGCTGCGCGACCAAGGTGCTACGGTGGTGTTCGTCACGCACCATCTCAACGAAGCGCTGCAAATTGCTGATGAAATCACCGTGCTGCGAAACGGTCAAACAACGCTGCATCAAATATCCAATGGGTTTGATGAAGCCAAAATTGCTGCGGCCATTGTCGGCGATCATCTCCCGCAAGAAACGTATGAACTGCCTCCAACCGCCGCGCCGCTCTTGCGCGTTCAGTCCCTGTCGCCCCGGAAGAAACCCGCTGAACCGTTGTCGTTTGATGTTCATGCGGGAGAAATTTTGGGCGTGGCCGGGGTTTCAGGCAACGGGCAAAAACAATGGATCGATCTCATTCTGGGTCGGGAAGCAATCGCCTCCGGCGAACTATGGCTGGGGCAAAATGAAATTACTCACTCCTCTATTTTAGAACGCCGACGATGCGGCTTGGCGTATATTCCCCAAGACCGAATCCACGAGGGGTTGCTGCACGAACGCCCGCTTTGGGAAAACTGGATGCTCAACCCACGCTTCGAAGGAGCGAATTCGCATTGGCTTTCGGTTTCTGCATTGCGCCGTCAAACCCGGGAAGGCATGGAAGCGTTTTCGGTTCGGGCGCCGTCTGAGTTCGCGACTCCCGCGACGCTTTCGGGCGGACATCAGCAGCGCTTCGTCTTGGCGCGTGAATTGTCTGCATCCCCGAAGGTCATAATCGCCCATGACCCCGCGCGCGGACTGGACATTCGCGCTGCGCGTTTTGTCCATGAGCAGCTCATCCATGCTTGCCGCGAGGGAGCAGGCGTATTGTTGCTTTCGTCTGAATTATCCGATTTGTTTTTACTGTGCAAACGCATCGGCGTCATTTCGCAAGGCTGTTTGACGTCGATCCACAATGCCGACGAATGGACGGCGGAGAGATTAGGACGCGCAATGGCGGGAGGCGGTCAATGA
- a CDS encoding ABC transporter permease: protein MNARRLLRFGVLGVAVAGLLALLLWLTGYSPFQTVQTIFASTWGSPSGRVQVLNKAALLILTGLAVAVPYRAGLFNIGGEGQMLLGGLAAAFVGWLPLSMFGPLHWTACLVIGAVAGACWGALAGCLRTWRGIHEVISTIMLNFIALQCVNEITFGVFNAGGGASRTPLVLGSAHLPSLAAGASSPLHCGVVIAIVVAVGGSVWLHRIRSGFQLRAVGENPDASRSAGMPVSRIQWSAMAIGGGFAGLAGAIETSGMTHAFYARFSGGMGFDGIAVAFLALCEPWATVPAALALATLRSADRSLQLELGLPKEIVFVVEGVLVIVIALLLRRRSHV from the coding sequence ATGAACGCGCGTCGCTTGTTGCGCTTTGGGGTGCTTGGCGTTGCGGTTGCGGGCTTGCTTGCCTTGCTGCTTTGGCTGACTGGATATTCGCCCTTTCAAACCGTCCAGACAATTTTCGCCAGCACATGGGGGTCTCCATCGGGGCGCGTACAAGTATTAAACAAAGCGGCGTTGTTGATTTTGACGGGACTCGCGGTTGCCGTTCCCTATCGGGCGGGGTTGTTTAACATCGGCGGGGAAGGCCAGATGTTGCTCGGCGGTTTGGCGGCGGCCTTTGTCGGGTGGCTGCCGTTGTCGATGTTTGGGCCGCTGCATTGGACGGCGTGTCTTGTGATCGGTGCCGTTGCGGGCGCTTGCTGGGGCGCTTTGGCGGGGTGCTTGCGGACCTGGCGTGGAATTCACGAAGTCATTTCAACCATCATGTTGAATTTTATCGCGCTGCAATGCGTGAATGAAATTACCTTTGGCGTATTCAATGCGGGAGGCGGCGCCAGTCGTACGCCGCTGGTGCTTGGTTCCGCCCATTTGCCGTCGCTGGCGGCGGGCGCTTCTTCTCCGTTGCATTGCGGCGTTGTGATTGCAATCGTGGTCGCCGTTGGAGGCAGCGTTTGGCTGCATCGAATTCGCAGCGGGTTTCAATTACGCGCGGTGGGAGAAAACCCTGATGCGTCGCGCAGCGCGGGGATGCCCGTTTCTCGCATTCAATGGAGCGCGATGGCTATCGGAGGCGGTTTCGCCGGGCTGGCGGGCGCCATTGAAACCAGCGGCATGACCCACGCCTTCTATGCTCGCTTTTCCGGCGGGATGGGGTTTGACGGCATCGCGGTCGCTTTTCTGGCGTTGTGTGAACCCTGGGCGACGGTCCCGGCTGCGCTGGCGTTGGCGACGTTGCGCTCAGCCGATCGCTCTTTGCAACTGGAACTGGGGTTGCCAAAAGAAATCGTGTTCGTGGTTGAAGGTGTTCTTGTAATTGTGATCGCCCTTTTGTTGCGGAGGCGAAGCCATGTTTGA
- a CDS encoding ABC transporter permease, translating into MAANHTTSMQKPSSSGYKNYCLKILKSLIPLIVILTIFTLIDIFYVSGFANMKFLTPGNVSQVIGQTVVIAIGAVGMTFIIVSAGIDLSVGSLVALAGVMATWTIMAILNEDGSNIAIAMTAGLFVGIATGAVVGLVNGSVINLGKLPPFIVTLGMMEIVRGLALQWANGVPVTGLPSAFRQLNNTGFTFDTGRELIIIPYSLFVLIAVGFIGTFILRKTVFGMQVYAVGSNENTARLCGVNVERVKLYVYMIGGLTAGIAGILHASRLNSGQPGEAIAMELEVIAAVVIGGGSLMGGEGTVLGAVIGAFIIKFLRNGCNLVGVSPYMQRIVIGLIIIIAVYVDQMRRKSATVKKT; encoded by the coding sequence TTGGCAGCGAACCATACAACGTCCATGCAAAAACCGTCCTCTTCGGGATACAAAAATTATTGTCTGAAAATCCTCAAATCGCTGATCCCGCTGATCGTGATCCTGACCATATTCACGCTGATCGACATTTTTTATGTTTCAGGATTCGCCAACATGAAATTCCTGACGCCGGGCAATGTCTCTCAGGTAATCGGTCAGACCGTCGTTATCGCCATCGGCGCGGTCGGCATGACTTTCATCATCGTCAGCGCCGGCATCGACTTGTCGGTCGGCTCGCTGGTTGCGCTGGCAGGCGTTATGGCGACCTGGACCATCATGGCGATATTGAATGAAGACGGCAGCAACATCGCCATCGCTATGACGGCAGGCCTTTTCGTTGGCATCGCGACCGGGGCGGTCGTAGGGCTCGTCAACGGCAGCGTAATCAATCTGGGCAAACTGCCGCCGTTTATCGTTACTCTCGGCATGATGGAAATCGTGCGCGGCCTGGCCCTGCAATGGGCCAACGGCGTCCCCGTCACCGGTCTGCCCAGTGCGTTCCGCCAACTCAACAACACCGGATTCACGTTCGACACAGGCCGCGAATTGATCATTATTCCCTATTCGCTTTTTGTGTTGATCGCCGTTGGATTCATCGGCACATTCATCTTGCGTAAAACCGTGTTCGGCATGCAAGTTTACGCGGTCGGCTCCAATGAAAACACCGCCCGCTTATGCGGCGTCAACGTCGAGCGGGTCAAATTATACGTCTACATGATCGGCGGATTGACGGCGGGCATCGCGGGCATCCTGCACGCCTCGCGGCTGAATTCCGGTCAGCCCGGCGAAGCCATCGCGATGGAACTGGAAGTCATTGCGGCAGTCGTCATCGGCGGCGGCAGCCTGATGGGCGGCGAGGGGACGGTGCTTGGCGCCGTCATCGGCGCATTTATCATCAAATTTCTGCGCAACGGCTGCAACCTGGTTGGCGTGTCGCCCTACATGCAGCGCATCGTCATCGGCCTGATTATCATCATCGCCGTCTATGTCGACCAGATGAGGCGAAAATCCGCCACCGTGAAAAAGACGTAA
- a CDS encoding substrate-binding domain-containing protein, which produces MMKFSFWLRHICVCATALTVMLTYGCSNQLGQSDGRKVIAVVPKSTAHVYWQAVYAGALTAAQELDVDILWMGPPDETMKDQQISIVEDFITLRVDGIALAPQDSNALVSVVERAALANIPCVVFDSGVNSDQYVSFIATDNYIGGVNAAHEAARRLGNQGTCIIIGAQPGSESNTERERGFEETLAKEYPNIQIIDKQIGYNDREKSRAVTEDMLTAHPDVNAIFGPNEPSIYGALLAVQARQKAGEIILIGFDASSELVEAMKKDEVHALALQNPFFMGRQSVITLMAQFNGEEVPKRIDTGVTIATKENMNDDAIQALLDPDLSILNSNN; this is translated from the coding sequence ATGATGAAGTTTTCTTTTTGGCTACGACATATCTGCGTTTGCGCAACGGCGCTGACTGTGATGCTCACCTATGGCTGTTCAAACCAATTGGGCCAGTCGGATGGACGCAAGGTCATCGCCGTTGTCCCCAAAAGCACCGCGCACGTTTACTGGCAGGCGGTGTATGCGGGCGCATTGACCGCTGCGCAAGAACTCGACGTGGATATTCTTTGGATGGGCCCGCCCGATGAGACGATGAAAGACCAGCAAATTTCCATCGTCGAAGATTTCATCACCTTGCGCGTGGATGGAATTGCGCTGGCGCCGCAGGATTCAAACGCGCTGGTTTCCGTCGTCGAACGCGCCGCCTTGGCGAACATCCCCTGCGTGGTTTTTGACTCCGGCGTCAACAGCGACCAATACGTCTCCTTCATTGCGACCGACAATTACATCGGCGGGGTGAATGCGGCGCACGAAGCCGCCCGGCGGTTGGGCAATCAAGGAACCTGTATCATCATCGGCGCGCAACCCGGCAGTGAATCCAACACCGAACGCGAACGCGGCTTTGAAGAAACCCTCGCCAAAGAATACCCGAATATCCAGATCATCGACAAGCAGATCGGCTACAACGACCGCGAGAAGTCACGCGCCGTGACCGAAGATATGCTGACCGCGCATCCCGACGTTAACGCAATCTTCGGCCCGAACGAACCCAGCATCTACGGCGCTCTGCTCGCAGTGCAAGCGCGCCAAAAAGCCGGGGAAATTATTTTGATTGGTTTTGATGCATCGAGTGAATTGGTCGAAGCGATGAAGAAAGATGAAGTCCATGCGCTGGCGCTGCAAAATCCATTTTTCATGGGGCGCCAATCCGTCATAACTTTAATGGCCCAATTCAACGGTGAAGAAGTCCCAAAACGAATTGACACTGGCGTTACGATAGCAACCAAAGAGAATATGAATGACGATGCGATTCAAGCCTTGCTGGATCCCGACCTTTCCATTCTAAACTCCAATAACTAA
- a CDS encoding radical SAM protein, which produces MSTAAPQVETKVDHNYHQLPSERTSAWEQAMPPEYWAYREKWDNWPKQHITGPVPIHLDIEATSNCNLKCTMCPRTDMVNDGAFWDVNDFDLDLYKRLIDEGAASGLCSLKFNYLGEPLMNPDLVEMITYAKERGLVDVMFNTNATLLTERISKKLIASGLDKLFFSFDSPNREHYNEIRINAEYDKTLRNIKRFMKLRDEMGSVKPFTRVSMVRMQENEHEWLEFKALFEPIVDAVAYVDYIEHTNQSSEGRVLHQIAPPKTTNKKFCCPQLWQRMFVHPDGVVSVCCVDSARELTVGNIEGRTIQEIWNGPEYQKLRELHATGRIDEIPACANCHLAKLD; this is translated from the coding sequence ATGAGCACAGCCGCGCCGCAAGTCGAAACCAAAGTCGATCACAATTACCACCAACTGCCCAGCGAGCGCACGTCCGCCTGGGAACAGGCGATGCCGCCGGAATATTGGGCGTATCGTGAGAAGTGGGACAACTGGCCCAAACAGCATATTACCGGCCCGGTCCCCATTCATCTCGATATTGAAGCGACCTCGAATTGCAACCTGAAATGCACCATGTGCCCACGCACCGATATGGTCAACGACGGCGCCTTCTGGGACGTTAATGATTTTGACCTCGACCTCTACAAACGCTTGATTGACGAAGGGGCGGCGTCGGGACTCTGTTCGCTGAAATTCAATTACCTTGGCGAACCGTTGATGAATCCCGATCTGGTCGAGATGATTACTTACGCCAAAGAACGCGGATTGGTCGATGTGATGTTTAACACCAACGCGACCCTATTAACGGAACGTATCTCTAAAAAATTGATCGCGTCCGGGCTGGATAAACTGTTCTTCTCGTTTGATTCGCCTAACCGCGAGCATTACAACGAAATTCGCATCAACGCCGAATATGACAAGACGCTACGCAACATTAAGCGCTTTATGAAACTGCGGGACGAAATGGGTTCCGTGAAGCCGTTCACCCGCGTCTCGATGGTGAGGATGCAGGAAAACGAGCACGAATGGCTGGAATTCAAGGCGCTGTTTGAGCCGATTGTAGACGCGGTCGCCTATGTGGATTATATCGAGCACACCAACCAGTCGTCAGAAGGGCGGGTATTGCACCAGATTGCGCCGCCGAAGACGACCAACAAAAAATTCTGCTGCCCGCAGTTATGGCAGCGCATGTTTGTGCACCCCGACGGTGTGGTGAGCGTGTGCTGCGTTGATTCCGCCCGTGAACTGACGGTGGGCAATATCGAGGGACGCACCATTCAGGAAATCTGGAACGGGCCGGAGTATCAAAAACTGCGCGAACTTCACGCAACCGGCCGGATCGACGAAATCCCCGCCTGCGCGAATTGTCACCTGGCCAAATTGGATTAG
- a CDS encoding sugar ABC transporter ATP-binding protein, with amino-acid sequence MPPLLQMRNIHKTFGATRALRGVDLEVEAGQVMILAGENGAGKSTLMKVLTGVHQPDQGEILFQGQPFRAHHPKEALMKGIAMIYQEFNLALNLPVHANIFLGHECKNAFGMDFARQRSETRALFQRFDIDIDPDIPVGRLGVSQRQMVEIARALSVKAPLIIMDEPTAALSKNETVKLFEMIRALQREGVGVIYISHYLEEFNEIGDVVSVMRDGEGVGLQPMSEASPEWIIQMMVGRKIEDLYPKHQRTPSGNLLSVSGLSSPNGTNNVSLDVRAGEIVGVAGLVGAGRTEMMRALFGLDQHQMDALTINGAAVLKANPRSLMKCGVGLLSEDRAGEGLAQDLSIGVNLALPAPQKISRNGIVSFSQLHEFSIALMKQMNVKAESPEQKINQLSGGNQQKVALARLLGADAQVLLLDEPTRGIDVGSKAEIYKVIDQLAVDGKGLVMVSSYLPELLGMCDSVYVMHCGALSKKYPINQINADKIMALATGLSDEAAAAACN; translated from the coding sequence ATGCCTCCCCTGTTGCAAATGCGCAACATCCATAAAACCTTTGGCGCGACGCGCGCATTGCGCGGCGTTGACCTCGAAGTCGAAGCCGGACAAGTGATGATTCTGGCGGGCGAAAACGGCGCAGGCAAAAGCACGCTGATGAAAGTTCTCACCGGCGTCCATCAACCCGACCAGGGCGAAATTCTCTTTCAAGGCCAGCCCTTTCGAGCCCATCACCCCAAAGAAGCGTTGATGAAGGGCATCGCCATGATCTATCAGGAATTCAACCTGGCGCTGAACCTTCCCGTTCATGCAAACATCTTTCTTGGACATGAATGTAAAAATGCATTCGGCATGGACTTCGCCCGTCAGCGCAGCGAAACCCGCGCCTTGTTTCAGCGCTTCGACATCGACATTGACCCAGACATCCCCGTTGGGCGCCTGGGCGTATCGCAACGGCAAATGGTGGAAATTGCGCGCGCGCTCAGCGTCAAAGCGCCGCTCATCATCATGGATGAACCCACCGCCGCCTTATCAAAAAATGAAACCGTCAAACTCTTTGAGATGATCCGCGCACTACAGCGCGAAGGCGTCGGCGTGATTTATATTTCTCACTACCTGGAAGAATTTAACGAGATCGGCGACGTGGTGTCTGTCATGCGCGACGGTGAAGGCGTTGGTTTACAGCCCATGAGCGAAGCCTCGCCCGAATGGATTATCCAGATGATGGTGGGCCGCAAGATTGAAGACCTCTACCCCAAACATCAACGGACGCCGAGCGGCAACTTGCTCTCGGTTAGCGGCCTTTCCAGCCCCAATGGAACCAACAATGTTTCGCTGGATGTACGCGCGGGAGAAATCGTCGGCGTCGCGGGGCTGGTCGGCGCAGGCCGCACGGAAATGATGCGCGCCCTGTTTGGATTAGACCAACACCAGATGGATGCGTTGACAATCAACGGCGCAGCGGTTTTGAAGGCGAATCCCCGAAGTTTGATGAAATGCGGCGTCGGTCTGCTTTCCGAAGACCGCGCGGGCGAAGGCTTGGCGCAAGACCTCTCCATCGGCGTCAATCTGGCCTTGCCAGCGCCGCAAAAAATCAGCCGCAACGGCATCGTCTCGTTTTCTCAATTGCATGAATTTTCTATCGCGCTGATGAAACAGATGAACGTCAAAGCCGAATCGCCCGAACAGAAGATCAACCAATTATCAGGCGGCAACCAGCAGAAAGTCGCGCTGGCGCGCCTGTTGGGCGCAGACGCTCAAGTATTGTTATTAGATGAACCGACCCGCGGCATCGACGTCGGCTCCAAAGCAGAAATTTATAAAGTTATCGACCAACTCGCCGTCGACGGCAAAGGCCTCGTCATGGTCTCGAGTTACCTGCCCGAACTGCTCGGCATGTGCGACTCGGTGTACGTCATGCACTGCGGCGCCTTAAGCAAGAAATACCCGATCAACCAAATCAACGCCGACAAGATCATGGCGTTAGCGACAGGGCTCAGCGACGAAGCCGCTGCGGCTGCGTGCAATTGA